Proteins co-encoded in one Holophagales bacterium genomic window:
- the pglZ gene encoding BREX-1 system phosphatase PglZ type B → MTGAKKARTVLDALVEAVGRGAAEVSEGAVGPAAVLWTDKERQWEPLLPVLKKRLPSLLVLGSWAPTERTGPATWLRCVLGGTLPEAALPDWAVPVLYLPEVSRADLRAVEECPRPLQPLAELQYRGVFFSQKNGKDWTVRAFLESDGGLGLDVAHDEATGRAMLAAVLPLAERTVQSLAGKRLEAIDFNEMVAPDVVKSLLSWMSDPKGTKGSWAAERWKAFVHECKETLRFDPGRDGELDAAERMGSRDGGWETVWERFEEAPQNYPGVVPLLEKAEPKRSAGDLFHKPESWPGATDREEDALRADLLALTDAAPLAAAKKLAELETRHGARRGWLWARLGRAPLAVALEHLAAVAVAAPVAGATAADLAEAWAGGGWKVDAAALRALAAVEKAPDVKAVHAALRAVYLSWLDAGARRLQELSGKGLPVAEALAAPDTGTCVLFADGLRFDVARALEARLSDGGASVNVGWRWAALPTVTATAKPAVSPVATGLLGGPAAEFQAATADGKPLTPDRFRKLLDGAGIQVLSGEATGDPAGRAWTEAGTLDKVGHDQGAKLARRVAEEVRELAGRVQALLDAGWREVRVVTDHGWLLLPGDLPKVDLPKFLAESRWGRCAALKESVTPNLPLVPWRWDPAVWVAVAPGVATFYKGMEYAHGGVSLQECVIPVVTVRATAGAGSAGKIGAVKWTSLRCKVSVEGAAPGSRVDIRQKVGDASTSVLAKEAATLKGGDAEVALYASDEHEGAAAFVVLLGPDGSPMAKVQTVVGGGEG, encoded by the coding sequence GTGACCGGAGCGAAGAAGGCCCGGACGGTCCTCGACGCCCTCGTGGAGGCGGTCGGGCGCGGCGCGGCGGAGGTCTCGGAAGGGGCCGTCGGTCCTGCGGCCGTCCTCTGGACCGACAAGGAGCGGCAGTGGGAGCCGCTCCTCCCGGTGCTGAAGAAGCGCCTCCCGTCTCTCCTCGTCCTCGGGAGCTGGGCGCCCACGGAGCGGACGGGGCCGGCCACCTGGCTCCGGTGCGTCCTCGGCGGGACGCTTCCCGAGGCGGCACTCCCGGATTGGGCCGTCCCGGTCCTCTACCTGCCGGAGGTGAGCCGGGCCGACCTGCGCGCCGTGGAGGAGTGCCCGCGCCCGTTGCAGCCGCTCGCGGAGCTCCAGTACCGCGGCGTCTTCTTCTCGCAGAAGAACGGGAAGGACTGGACCGTCCGCGCGTTCCTCGAGTCGGACGGCGGGCTCGGCCTCGACGTGGCCCACGACGAGGCGACGGGACGGGCGATGCTCGCGGCGGTTCTCCCGCTGGCCGAGCGCACCGTGCAGAGCCTGGCGGGGAAGAGGCTCGAGGCGATCGACTTCAACGAGATGGTGGCGCCCGACGTGGTCAAGAGCCTCCTCTCGTGGATGAGCGACCCGAAGGGGACGAAGGGGTCCTGGGCCGCGGAGCGGTGGAAGGCGTTCGTCCACGAGTGCAAGGAGACGCTCCGGTTCGACCCGGGGCGCGACGGCGAGCTGGACGCGGCAGAGAGGATGGGCAGCCGGGACGGCGGCTGGGAGACGGTGTGGGAGCGATTCGAGGAAGCGCCCCAGAACTACCCGGGAGTCGTCCCGCTGCTCGAGAAGGCCGAGCCGAAGCGGAGCGCGGGCGATCTCTTCCACAAGCCGGAGTCGTGGCCGGGCGCGACGGACCGCGAGGAGGACGCCCTGCGGGCCGACCTTCTCGCGCTGACCGATGCGGCGCCGCTGGCGGCCGCGAAGAAGCTGGCCGAGCTGGAGACCCGGCACGGCGCGCGGCGCGGATGGCTCTGGGCGAGGCTCGGGCGGGCGCCCCTGGCCGTCGCGCTCGAGCACCTCGCCGCGGTCGCGGTGGCGGCGCCGGTCGCGGGGGCGACCGCTGCCGATCTTGCCGAGGCGTGGGCCGGTGGCGGCTGGAAGGTGGACGCGGCGGCTCTCCGCGCCCTCGCGGCGGTGGAGAAGGCGCCCGACGTGAAGGCCGTTCACGCGGCGCTTCGCGCCGTCTACCTCTCGTGGCTCGACGCGGGCGCGCGGCGTCTTCAGGAGCTTTCGGGGAAGGGCCTTCCCGTGGCCGAGGCGCTCGCCGCGCCCGATACCGGGACGTGCGTCCTCTTCGCTGACGGTCTTCGCTTCGACGTGGCGCGGGCGCTGGAAGCGCGCCTCTCGGACGGCGGCGCGAGCGTCAACGTCGGGTGGCGCTGGGCGGCGCTTCCGACCGTGACGGCGACGGCGAAGCCGGCGGTCTCACCCGTCGCGACGGGCCTCCTCGGGGGGCCGGCGGCGGAATTCCAGGCGGCGACGGCCGACGGCAAGCCGCTGACGCCCGACCGCTTCCGGAAGCTCCTCGACGGCGCGGGCATTCAGGTGCTGTCGGGCGAGGCGACGGGAGATCCGGCGGGCCGCGCCTGGACCGAGGCGGGGACGCTCGACAAGGTTGGGCACGACCAGGGGGCGAAGCTGGCGCGGCGCGTGGCGGAAGAGGTGCGCGAGCTCGCCGGCCGGGTGCAGGCCCTCCTCGACGCCGGCTGGCGCGAGGTGCGGGTCGTCACCGACCACGGCTGGCTCCTCCTTCCCGGCGACCTCCCGAAAGTCGATCTCCCTAAGTTCCTCGCCGAGAGCCGCTGGGGGCGCTGCGCGGCGCTCAAGGAGAGCGTCACCCCGAACCTCCCGCTCGTCCCCTGGCGCTGGGACCCAGCCGTCTGGGTCGCCGTCGCTCCCGGCGTCGCGACTTTCTACAAGGGGATGGAGTACGCCCATGGCGGCGTCAGCCTCCAGGAGTGCGTCATCCCGGTCGTCACCGTCCGCGCGACGGCGGGAGCGGGTTCGGCCGGGAAGATCGGCGCCGTGAAGTGGACAAGCCTGCGGTGCAAGGTGAGCGTCGAGGGCGCCGCTCCGGGCTCGCGGGTGGACATTCGGCAGAAGGTCGGCGATGCCTCCACCTCCGTCCTCGCGAAGGAAGCGGCCACGCTCAAGGGTGGAGACGCCGAGGTCGCCCTCTACGCGAGTGACGAGCACGAGGGTGCGGCGGCCTTCGTCGTCCTCCTCGGGCCGGATGGAAGCCCGATGGCGAAGGTGCAGACCGTGGTGGGTGGGGGCGAGGGATGA
- a CDS encoding type II toxin-antitoxin system RelE/ParE family toxin — protein sequence MRLRVVRKARWSVLTPVGEDRRCGLLDFLESLSGEVAGDAERIGRRLQLLAEAGSIRNEHHCRPVGREGIFELKGTWVRIFYFNFEGQLIVCSHGVLKPKKKQVLAEAKRAVRLRDEVARAVREGSLLIEEES from the coding sequence GTGAGGCTCCGGGTCGTACGGAAGGCCCGGTGGAGTGTTCTGACTCCAGTCGGGGAGGACCGGCGGTGCGGGTTGCTCGATTTTCTGGAGAGCCTCTCCGGCGAGGTCGCCGGGGACGCCGAGCGAATCGGCCGCAGGCTACAGCTCCTCGCGGAGGCAGGTTCGATCCGCAACGAGCACCACTGCCGGCCGGTGGGCCGGGAGGGCATCTTCGAACTCAAAGGGACCTGGGTCCGCATCTTCTACTTCAACTTCGAGGGGCAGCTCATCGTCTGCTCCCACGGCGTGTTGAAGCCGAAGAAGAAACAGGTGCTGGCGGAGGCCAAGCGGGCCGTTCGTCTGCGTGACGAGGTCGCTCGCGCCGTACGCGAGGGGTCGCTCCTGATCGAGGAGGAAAGCTAA
- a CDS encoding helix-turn-helix transcriptional regulator, whose product MTESTFKEFFRKAEESLAYHVEGSILDFTEDLCRVMAEKDVSRAELARRIGTSPAYVTKILRGTSNFTLSSMVRVAMALGCDLRIHLSPRGSMTHWKDDLPPLAVSEATANAGAVVRAAAGVCLIEAA is encoded by the coding sequence ATGACGGAGTCGACGTTCAAGGAGTTCTTCCGGAAGGCCGAGGAGAGCCTGGCCTACCACGTCGAGGGTTCCATCCTCGACTTCACGGAAGACCTCTGTCGGGTCATGGCCGAAAAGGACGTTTCGAGGGCCGAGCTGGCCCGCCGCATCGGGACGTCTCCGGCCTACGTCACGAAGATCCTTCGGGGCACCTCGAACTTCACTCTCTCCTCGATGGTCCGCGTCGCGATGGCCCTCGGCTGCGACCTCCGCATTCACCTCTCACCGCGAGGATCCATGACGCACTGGAAGGACGATCTCCCGCCCCTGGCCGTGTCCGAGGCTACCGCCAATGCGGGCGCCGTCGTCCGGGCCGCCGCGGGCGTCTGCCTCATCGAGGCGGCGTGA